From Anopheles arabiensis isolate DONGOLA chromosome 3, AaraD3, whole genome shotgun sequence, a single genomic window includes:
- the LOC120901985 gene encoding proton-associated sugar transporter A-like isoform X1, with amino-acid sequence MTKTDPSAGSSSQPGTSKAGSSKKHNHSLSLQTSLTMVAGAGGSNFHSEFRNDPVVKEMRHIREENARRQKHDYSHVFRNKSRFDFIRISAVIMGMEFVYSAETAFVSPILLSIGIEHQLMTMVWGISPLIGFFLSPVIGSVSDRCRSRFGRRRPVLFALGVGLITGCILVPYGRNIGAWFGDLGEYVDDPANTINGAAALIDINGTVVSDALRSYNFYRIEEQIAEHRTDYRWAIVITIIGTILTDFNADNCMTPSRAFLLDVSLPEDHGRACSTFSILAGLGGSIGYAMGGINWDETSFGEFLGGSIKTVFTLVVIIFTICLTISLTSFREIPLPLLESDDLLRPLTEAAIKKEKARRQNQIFVVKDVSKALTAQLQSIQSPQDAVPQKINNALVDVERAPRGKDEVELVEEEDENAQMGPMDFIKSIVMMPKSIAVLCLTNLFCWMSHLSYALYFTDFVGEEVFKGNPAAPSNSDEYKLFLEGVRYACFGMAIYSISCSTCSFTIEKLIKVLRARTVYCGGLILDAIGMACMAFFPNKVTVYVLSATGGIVYALLFTMPFLLLGQYHAKGTFKVAKPGAEVTQERKRGLATDIAVVGGMIFVAQIIVALGMGSLISAFGTTSVVVFSASICSLIASICASQVVYMDL; translated from the exons ATGACAA AAACAGATCCGAGCGCAGGTTCGTCGTCACAGCCGGGCACGAGCAAGGCAGGCAGCTCCAAAAAGCACAATCACAGCCTCTCGCTACAGACCAGCCTCACGATGGTGGCCGGCGCAGGCGGCAGCAACTTCCACTCCGAGTTCCGGAACGATCCGGTCGTGAAGGAGATGCGCCACATACGGGAGGAGAATGCACGGCGCCAGAAGCACGACTACTCGCACGTATTTCG caacaaatccCGGTTCGATTTCATTAGAATCTCAGCAGTGATCATGGGCATGGAGTTTGTCTACTCGGCCGAGACGGCCTTCGTCTCACCGATCCTGCTCAGCATCGGCATCGAGCATCAGCTCATGACCATGGTGTGGGGCATCTCGCCCCTGATCGGCTTCTTCCTATCGCCCGTTATCGGTTCCGTCAGCGATCGGTGCCGGTCGAGGTTTGGGCGTCGCCGGCCGGTACTGTTTGCGCTCGGCGTCGGTTTGATAACGGGCTGCATATTGGTACCGTACGGTCGGAACATTGGCGCGTGGTTTGGAGATTTGGGCGAATATGTGGACGATCCGGCCAATACGATCAATGGGGCGGCCGCACTGATCGACATTAACGGGACGGTCGTGTCGGATGCGCTACGGTCCTACAATTTCTACCGCATCGAGGAGCAGATTGCGGAGCATCGGACCGACTACCGGTGGGCGATCGTGATCACCATCATCGGCACGATCCTGACTGACTTTAATGCGGACAACTGTATGACACCGTCGCGTGCGTTCCTGCTGGATGTGTCGCTGCCAG AGGATCATGGTCGCGCATGCAGTACCTTCTCCATTCTGGCCGGTCTCGGTGGCTCGATCGGGTATGCAATGGGAGGAATCAACTGGGACGAAACGTCGTTCGGCGAGTTCCTCGGCGGCAGTATCAAAACCGTCTTCACGCTCGTAGTCATCATCTTCACCATCTGCCTCACAATCAGCTTGACGAGCTTCCGGGAGATCCCGCTGCCACTGCTCGAGTCGGACGATCTGCTGCGGCCCCTGACGGAGGCAGCGATCAAGAAGGAGAAGGCCCGCCGCCAGAACCAAATTTTTGTGGTGAAAGACGTGAGCAAAGCGCTGACGGCACAGCTGCAGTCGATCCAGTCGCCGCAGGATGCTGTACCCCAGAAGATCAACAACGCGTTGGTCGACGTGGAGCGGGCTCCACGTGGAAAGGATGAGGTCGAgttggtggaggaggaggacgagaaCGCGCAGATGGGCCCGATGGACTTTATCAAGAGCATCGTCATGATGCCGAAATCGATTGCCGTGCTGTGTCTGACGAATCTGTTCTGCTGGATGAGCCATCTGAGCTACGCGCTGTACTTTACCGACTTTGTCGGGGAAGAGGTGTTTAAGGGCAATCCGGCGGCACCGTCCAACTCGGATGAGTACAAGCTGTTCCTGGAGGGCGTTCGGTACGCTTGCTTCGGCATGGCCATCTATTCGATCTCCTGCTCGACCTGCTCGTTCACGATCGAGAAGTTGATTAAGGTGCTGCGGGCGAGGACGGTGTACTGTGGGGGACTGATTCTGGACGCGATCGGTATGGCGTGTATGGCGTTCTTCCCGAACAAGGTGACGGTGTACGTGCTGAGTGCGACGGGTGGCATTGTGTACGCGCTGCTGTTCACCATGCCGTTCCTGCTGCTCGGACAATATCACGCGAAAGGCACG TTTAAGGTAGCGAAACCGGGCGCGGAAGTGACACAGGAGCGCAAGCGCGGACTCGCAACGGACATTGCCGTCGTCGGCGGCATGATCTTCGTGGCGCAGATCATTGTCGCGCTCGGCATGGGATCGCTCATCTCCGCCTTCGGCACGACCTCGGTCGTCGTGTTCAGTGCCAGCATCTGCAGCCTGATAGCCTCAATCTGTGCCTCGCAGGTCGTCTACATGGACCTGTAG
- the LOC120901985 gene encoding proton-associated sugar transporter A-like isoform X2, whose protein sequence is MVAGAGGSNFHSEFRNDPVVKEMRHIREENARRQKHDYSHVFRNKSRFDFIRISAVIMGMEFVYSAETAFVSPILLSIGIEHQLMTMVWGISPLIGFFLSPVIGSVSDRCRSRFGRRRPVLFALGVGLITGCILVPYGRNIGAWFGDLGEYVDDPANTINGAAALIDINGTVVSDALRSYNFYRIEEQIAEHRTDYRWAIVITIIGTILTDFNADNCMTPSRAFLLDVSLPEDHGRACSTFSILAGLGGSIGYAMGGINWDETSFGEFLGGSIKTVFTLVVIIFTICLTISLTSFREIPLPLLESDDLLRPLTEAAIKKEKARRQNQIFVVKDVSKALTAQLQSIQSPQDAVPQKINNALVDVERAPRGKDEVELVEEEDENAQMGPMDFIKSIVMMPKSIAVLCLTNLFCWMSHLSYALYFTDFVGEEVFKGNPAAPSNSDEYKLFLEGVRYACFGMAIYSISCSTCSFTIEKLIKVLRARTVYCGGLILDAIGMACMAFFPNKVTVYVLSATGGIVYALLFTMPFLLLGQYHAKGTFKVAKPGAEVTQERKRGLATDIAVVGGMIFVAQIIVALGMGSLISAFGTTSVVVFSASICSLIASICASQVVYMDL, encoded by the exons ATGGTGGCCGGCGCAGGCGGCAGCAACTTCCACTCCGAGTTCCGGAACGATCCGGTCGTGAAGGAGATGCGCCACATACGGGAGGAGAATGCACGGCGCCAGAAGCACGACTACTCGCACGTATTTCG caacaaatccCGGTTCGATTTCATTAGAATCTCAGCAGTGATCATGGGCATGGAGTTTGTCTACTCGGCCGAGACGGCCTTCGTCTCACCGATCCTGCTCAGCATCGGCATCGAGCATCAGCTCATGACCATGGTGTGGGGCATCTCGCCCCTGATCGGCTTCTTCCTATCGCCCGTTATCGGTTCCGTCAGCGATCGGTGCCGGTCGAGGTTTGGGCGTCGCCGGCCGGTACTGTTTGCGCTCGGCGTCGGTTTGATAACGGGCTGCATATTGGTACCGTACGGTCGGAACATTGGCGCGTGGTTTGGAGATTTGGGCGAATATGTGGACGATCCGGCCAATACGATCAATGGGGCGGCCGCACTGATCGACATTAACGGGACGGTCGTGTCGGATGCGCTACGGTCCTACAATTTCTACCGCATCGAGGAGCAGATTGCGGAGCATCGGACCGACTACCGGTGGGCGATCGTGATCACCATCATCGGCACGATCCTGACTGACTTTAATGCGGACAACTGTATGACACCGTCGCGTGCGTTCCTGCTGGATGTGTCGCTGCCAG AGGATCATGGTCGCGCATGCAGTACCTTCTCCATTCTGGCCGGTCTCGGTGGCTCGATCGGGTATGCAATGGGAGGAATCAACTGGGACGAAACGTCGTTCGGCGAGTTCCTCGGCGGCAGTATCAAAACCGTCTTCACGCTCGTAGTCATCATCTTCACCATCTGCCTCACAATCAGCTTGACGAGCTTCCGGGAGATCCCGCTGCCACTGCTCGAGTCGGACGATCTGCTGCGGCCCCTGACGGAGGCAGCGATCAAGAAGGAGAAGGCCCGCCGCCAGAACCAAATTTTTGTGGTGAAAGACGTGAGCAAAGCGCTGACGGCACAGCTGCAGTCGATCCAGTCGCCGCAGGATGCTGTACCCCAGAAGATCAACAACGCGTTGGTCGACGTGGAGCGGGCTCCACGTGGAAAGGATGAGGTCGAgttggtggaggaggaggacgagaaCGCGCAGATGGGCCCGATGGACTTTATCAAGAGCATCGTCATGATGCCGAAATCGATTGCCGTGCTGTGTCTGACGAATCTGTTCTGCTGGATGAGCCATCTGAGCTACGCGCTGTACTTTACCGACTTTGTCGGGGAAGAGGTGTTTAAGGGCAATCCGGCGGCACCGTCCAACTCGGATGAGTACAAGCTGTTCCTGGAGGGCGTTCGGTACGCTTGCTTCGGCATGGCCATCTATTCGATCTCCTGCTCGACCTGCTCGTTCACGATCGAGAAGTTGATTAAGGTGCTGCGGGCGAGGACGGTGTACTGTGGGGGACTGATTCTGGACGCGATCGGTATGGCGTGTATGGCGTTCTTCCCGAACAAGGTGACGGTGTACGTGCTGAGTGCGACGGGTGGCATTGTGTACGCGCTGCTGTTCACCATGCCGTTCCTGCTGCTCGGACAATATCACGCGAAAGGCACG TTTAAGGTAGCGAAACCGGGCGCGGAAGTGACACAGGAGCGCAAGCGCGGACTCGCAACGGACATTGCCGTCGTCGGCGGCATGATCTTCGTGGCGCAGATCATTGTCGCGCTCGGCATGGGATCGCTCATCTCCGCCTTCGGCACGACCTCGGTCGTCGTGTTCAGTGCCAGCATCTGCAGCCTGATAGCCTCAATCTGTGCCTCGCAGGTCGTCTACATGGACCTGTAG